In one window of Methanosarcinales archaeon DNA:
- a CDS encoding cytidine/deoxycytidylate deaminase family protein: MDKRPTLDEYFMEIAEVVAKRTTCLRKKVGAVIVRDKRILATGYNGAPRNLEHCLDIGCIRQQQNIKSGTRHELCRAVHAEQNAIIQSALHGVSVENATLYCTHQPCVLCAKMIINSRITRVVYANPYPDNEAIKFFKSAGVEVVSFKQD; encoded by the coding sequence ATGGATAAAAGACCCACATTAGACGAATATTTTATGGAAATTGCTGAAGTTGTTGCCAAAAGGACAACCTGCCTGAGAAAAAAAGTAGGTGCGGTCATTGTTCGGGACAAGAGGATCCTGGCCACTGGATATAATGGTGCACCCAGGAACCTGGAGCATTGTCTCGATATTGGCTGCATTCGCCAGCAGCAAAACATCAAATCAGGTACCAGGCACGAGCTTTGCAGAGCCGTTCACGCTGAACAGAATGCAATTATCCAATCAGCATTGCATGGTGTAAGTGTAGAGAATGCCACGTTGTACTGTACTCATCAACCATGTGTTTTATGTGCCAAAATGATCATCAATTCCAGGATAACAAGGGTAGTATATGCAAATCCCTATCCAGATAATGAAGCTATAAAGTTTTTTAAAAGCGCAGGAGTCGAAGTAGTAAGTTTCAAACAGGATTAA